CCTGGGTTGTCAAGATTTCGTGTCAGTGCGTATAAACAGAGAGGATCCTTAGCGGCAGTGATCCGTGTGATCGCATTCCGCCTGCCAGACTATAAGCAATTAAGAATACCAGAGCAGGTAATGAAATTAAGTGAATTAAACAAAGGACTTGTGCTTGTAACAGGACCAGCGGGAAGTGGAAAATCCACGACACTTGCATGCATGATAGAAGAAATCAATGAAACAAAAGAAGATCACATCATCACATTGGAAGATCCTTTGGAATTTTTACATCAACATAAGAAAAGTATCGTCAGTCAGAGAGAAGTAAACATGGATACTGTAAATTATGTTACTTCCTTAAGAGCCGCATTAAGACAAAGTCCGGATGTGATATTGCTTGGGGAAATGAGAGATTATGAAACGATTCAGGTAGTTATGACAGCTGCAGAAACAGGGCATCTGGTATTTTCAACACTTCATACTATCGGGGCAGCGAATACGATCGAACGTATCATAGATGTATTTCCACCAAATCAGCAACGTCAGATCATGATTCAGCTGGCTTCTGTATTACAGGCAGTGATTTCCCAGCAGCTGATACCAACGATGGATGGAACATTGATCCCTGTGTTTGAGATCATGGAAGTGACTCCGGCGATCCGCAATATGATCCGTGAAAATAAAGTGCATCAAATAGATGGTTTGATCTATTCCTCTACAGGGAGCGGAATGATATCTATGGACCAGTCATTGATCAATCTATATAAAGAAGGACAGATCAGCAAAGAAACTGCGATTTTATATGCATCCAATCCAGAAATGATAATAAAAAGGATCCGCTAAGGAATATGGTCAGAAACAGGCTGAAATCCATCGGAATTTATTGACAAAAAAGTGCGAATATTGTACGATAAAAATATATTATAGGGTGAGTGTCTCTCACATGGGGATTGAGAGATAAAAGCAAAGAGTATAGATATTAATATTAAGAAGGGGCGAGAGTTATGAAGAAGAAAGTCATGGTCGGATTGGTGTCCGTAGTAGTAGCTGTTGCATTGGTTTTTGGTGGAGTCACATTTTACAATAACTGTTAGCAGGAGAAGTTTGAGAAGCAGATGGCTTCCTATGAAAGCGTTGATACTATGCAGCATCCAAGCGAAGCAACAACATCAATTGATGGGATTCAAGTACCGCTTGGCAAGAAACCGAAGGTAACGACGAAGAAAACAACAAAGAGAAGAACAACAACATCTCAGAATCATTCCAGACGTAAGGTTGTGAATACAAAAGTTGTCAAAACACAGAAGGATTATGACAAGAAGGGTTCTAAGAAGAGAACGATCAAGACAGTCGTTCAGACAACGATCAAGACAACAACGGTTGAATTGAGTCAGATGTCTGGTGTTTCTGGAACAACATTAAGAACACTTGGTTCTCAGGCAGATGGTAAGATCTTGAATGCATTTGAAGATCTGAAGTTTAAGATGGTGATTGATAAAAATGCGGAAGCGACAGGTGTATTTAGCGTTAAGAGCCATAAGATCGCACTTCAGAGTGCGAGATCTTCTGTATTGCTTCACGAATTAGGACATTTTGCTAATTTCCTTGCAGGAGATAAAGTTGGAACGAGTGAATGGAAGTCAATTTACAATGCTGAGAAGAATAAATATGATGGATATAACAAAGCATATGCGATCAAATCAGCATCTGAGTATTTTGCAGAATCTTACAAGGATTATAAGGAGCATCCATCCGCATTAAGATCAAAGAGACCAAGAACTTACCAGTTTGTTAAGAGTACGATTGATGGAATTACAGACAGCGATGTACAGAACATCAAAGATACCTATGGAGAATACTGGGGATTATAGGACGATACCTGAAGGAGTACTTTCTCAGAAAGTACTCTTTTTTTTGCCAATTGCCTGTGTTGCTCTGTAGAATGTGAAAGAATGTATAAACAAGGGATATTTTAAAAAATTAAAGGAGAAATAAGATGTTAAAGATCAAGGAATACGTCAAAGCAGAAAGTCTTGAGCAAGCTTATGAGCTGAATCAGAAGAAGACCAACTGCGTGATCGGTGGCATGTTGTGGCTTAAGATGGTCACAAGAAATGTACAAAAAGCAATTGATCTGTCGGGTCTTGGACTTGATCAGATCGAAGAAAATGATGAGGAATTTTCAATCGGAGCAATGGTAACACTAAGACAGATCGAACTTCATGAAGGATTAAATACATGGAGTCAGGGAGCGGTAAAAGAAAGTGTGACACACATTGTCGGAGTGCAGTTCCGTAATCTTGCGACAGTAGGTGGAAGTATTTTTGGAAAGTTCGGTTTTTCTGATGTATTAAGCTGTTTTCTGGCGTTTGACAGTTATGTGGAGTTACATCATGAAGGAATCATTCCATTAGATCAATTTGCAGCAAATAAATATCCAAATGATATTTTAGTGCGTCTGATCATTAAGAAGCATCCGCAGGAAAGTGTTTATCTTTCTCATAGAAATACAAAGACAGATTTTCCAGTTTTGACCTGCGCTGTTTCATTAGGTGAGAAAGAGGCATATGCGGTTGTCGGTGCAAGACCATCCAGAGCTTGCAGAGTCAGATTATCAGATCAGTGGATGGAACAGATCAAAGATGATGAAGGAAGAAAAAAACTCGCAGATGAAGTGACAGGTCAGATGAATTTTGGAAGCAACATGAGAGGAAGTGCTGCTTACCGTGAACAGTTATCAAAAGTCTTATTAAGAAGAGGCTTTGAACAGTTAGAAGAAAGGAGAGAAAAATAAACATGGAGATTACATTTACATTAAATGGAAAGAAAGTAACCCCACAGATTGATGCAGACACTCTCCTGATCGATCTCGTCAGAGATCTTGGTTGTTACAGTGTGAAACGTGGATGCGAGACATCAAATTGCGGATTATGTACGGTATTTATGGATGACCAGCCAATCTTATCATGTTCCATTCTTGCAGCAAGAGTTGATGGACACAAGATCGATACATTAGAAGGATTGCAGGAAGAAGCAGCTGAGTTTGGAGCTTTTATTGCGAACCAAGGGGCTGAACAGTGCGGATTTTGTAACCCAGGAATGATCATGAATGCGATTGCATTATTTAGAGAGATTCCAGATCCGAGTGAAGAAGAGATCAAAGAATACCTTGCGGGGAATCTTTGCAGATGTTCTGGATATGAAGGACAGCTTCGAGGAATCTTAGACTTTTTGGAATATAAGAAAAATAAAGATGGAGGTGCCGAATGAAAGTAGTTAACCAGCCGATCATGAAAAAAGACGCTATGGCACTTGTGACAGGGAAACCTGTATTTACAAACGATAAGGCACCAAAAGAATGTCTGATCGTGAAATTACTTCGAAGTCCATATGCGAACGCAATGATCAAATCGATCAACACTCAGTTTGCTATGAAAGTGCCAGGGATTGAGGCGATTTATACATGGGAAGATGTGCCACAGGAACGTTTTACGATGGCAGGACAGACATATCCGGAATTAAGCCCATATGACAGACAGATTCTGGATCAGCATGTCCGTTATGTTGGAGATCCCGTTGCAATCGTTGCTGGGGAGAATGAAAAGTGCGTTGATCAGGCGATCAAGATGTTACGTGTGGAATACGAAGTATTGCCAGCAAACTTAGATCCACGTAAGGCAATGGATAAAGATACACCGCTAGTGCATCCAGAAGATAACTGGAAAGCATTATGTAATATTGGTGCAGATAATAAGAAAAACCTGTGTGCAACAGAAGAAACACACGAAGGAGATGTCGATGCGGTATTAGCAGATTGCGACGTGGTTGTAGAACATACATATCATACAAAAGCAAATCAGCAGGCAATGATGGAGACATTCAGAACTTATTGTTTTATTGACGAATATGGAAGATTGAACGTTGTTAGTTCCACACAGATCGTATTCCATGTACGAAGGATCTTATCCAATGCATTATGCATTCCAAAATCAAAGATTCGTGTATCAAAACCAAGAATTGGTGGAGGATTTGGAGCAAAACAGAGTTCTATCTCCGAAGTATATCCAGCATTTGTCACATGGATGACAAAGAAACCATCCAAGATTATTTTTTCAAGAGAAGAGTCTCAGATCGCATCTTCACCAAGACATGAGATGCAGGTAACAGTTCGTGTCGGAGCAAACAAGAATGGAAAGATCCGTGCGATCGATGTTTATACATTATCCAATACAGGAGCCTATGGAGAACATGGTCCAACAACGGTAGGGTTATCTGGGCATAAATCAATTCCGTTATATCGAGATCTGGAAGCACATCGTTTTGCATATGATGTTGTGTATACAAATCGTATGTCAGCTGGGGCTTATCGTGGATATGGTGCGACACAGGGTGTGTTTGCGCTGGAATCAGCAGTCAGTGAACTTGCAGCTAAGATAGGAATGGATCCAACGAAGATCCGTGAGATGAACATGGTCCGTGAAGGCGATGTGATGCCAGCATATTATGGAGAAACAGCAAACAGCTGTGCTTTGGATCGATGCCTTGCCCGTGCAAAAGAGATGATCAAATGGGATGAAAAATATCCATGCAAAGATATGGGAAATGGAAAAGTTCGAAGTGTCGGACTGTCAATGGCGATGCAGGGTTCCGGTATTTCTGGCGTTGACGTTGGTTCTGCAACGATCAAATTAAATGACGATGGATTGTATACACTTTCTATTGCAGCAGCGGATATGGGAACTGGATGTGATACGATCTTGGCCCAGATGGCGGCAGAATGTCTGGAATGTTCTATTGATGATATCATGGTCAGCGGAGCAGATACAGATACATCACCATACGATTCTGGATCTTACGCATCAAGTTCTACCTACGTCACAGGAAAAGCAGTGGAACGTGCCTGCGAAAAATTAAAGGGACATATTTTCAATAAAGCAGCTGAGATGATGGAAGTTGCAGATACAGATACTCTGGAATTTGACGGAAAGAAAGTCAGAGATGCAGAGAGCGGCAAAGAAGTTTCATTAGTGGACATCGCAACAGCATCTATGTGCAACAATAATGAAACTTTCCAGGTGACAGAGACAAACAGTTCTCCAGTATCCCCACCACCATTTATGGTAGGAATGGTTGAGATTGAGCTTGATAAAGAGACAGGACATATTGAAATCTTAGATTATGTTGCGGTTGTAGATTGTGGAACACCAGTCAATCCAAATCTTGCAAGAGTTCAGGTAGAAGGCGGACTCGGTCAGGGAATCGGAATGGCATTGTATGAGGGAGTTGATTACACACCAAATGGATATGTAAAACAAAATTCTTTCATGCAGTATAAAGTTCCAGCAAGAGTCGATGTTGGAAAGCTTCGTGTAGAATTTGAGAGCAGTTATGAGCCAACAGGACCATTTGGAGCAAAATCCATTGGAGAGATCGTTATCAACACACCATCTCCAGCATTAGCCCATGCCGTATTTAATGCAACCGGATTATGGATCAGAGAATTGCCGATCACCAGTGAAAAGATCGTTATGGGATTATTGGAGAAAGAATAATATAACATGGATAAAATAAAAGCAGCGGTCATTTATCTTGCATCAGGAAACAGCAAACGTTTCGGTCAGGAGAATAAATTATTGCAAATGATCGGAACCAAGCCAATGTATCGTTATGGATTGGACCGATTGATCGATCTATGCAAAGATCATGAAGGGTTTGAGATCATTGTTGTCACACAGTATCAGGAAATTATGAAGCAAACGCAATACGACCCAATAACAACAGTGTTTTGTCCAGAAAGTAAATATGGGATTTCATGGTCGATCAAAGCAGGGATCAAAGCAGCGAAAGATGCAGAATTCTATACATTTTTCGTAGCAGACCAGCCCAATATGAAAAGAGAGACAATCGAAAGATTTCTCTCTTTTATGGCAGATGAATCTTGTGAACTTGGCTGTGTCAGAACAGAAGAAAACCTTGGAAATCCCGTATGGTTCTCAAAGAAATATAAACGAGAATTGTTATCGCTTACAAAAGATCAAGGTGGCAAGAAAATCCTCAAAAAACACATAGAAAATGCCAGATTTTTCAAGGTATTGGAAGAAACTGAACTTTGCGATATAGATTATCCAAAAGAAATGCAAGCAATGCTTGCAAAGCGAGGAAAAAGTAGTTAAAATATTATTTAAAATACAAAAGAGCGTGGAGGCCAAGTGATGGAATTATTAAAAGAGAGAATTCGAAAAGATGGAGTCGTGAAAGAAGGAAATGTCCTCAAAGTAGACCGCTTTTTGAATCATCAGATGGATGTAAAATTATTCCGTGAGATCGGTAAAGAATTTAAGAAACGTTTTGAAGGCGAAGATATCAATAAGATCCTTACGATCGAGGCATCAGGAATCGGAATCGCCTGTGTTGTGGCAGAGATTTTTGATGTACCAGTCGTATTTGCAAAGAAAACACAGACAAAGAACATCGCGGGAGATGTATATACAACAAAGGTAGAATCATTCACACATGGAAGAGTCTACGACATCATTGTATCCAAAGAATTCTTAGGAGAAGGAGATCATGTATTGCTGATCGACGATTTCCTTGCTAACGGTAAAGCCTTAGAAGGATTAGCGAAATTAGTCAAAGATTCCGGAGCAGAACTGGTCGGAGCAGGAGTTGTGATCGAGAAAGGATTCCAGCCAGGAGGAGATTTCTTAAGAAAACAGACACACTTAGAATCCCTTGCGATCGTAGACGCTATGGACGAGAAAACAGGAGAAATCACATTCCGTGAATAATGTCTTTGACATTTTTGTAGGTAGTCTTGCATGTATGTGACAGAAATAAAAGAAAAACAAATATTTAAAAGCATCAAGGTGGCAACTCCGCATTTTTGCCACCTTGATGCTTTTAAATATTTGTTTTTCTTTTATTTCTGTCACATACACATGAAGTCTATTCAAACCACTACACAGTGTGTATGTTTTACTGTATTAGCATTAATAATATCTGTCCACCTCTATAAAAATTAAAAAACGATAACGTTTAACATACACCCATCAGCTTGAATTTTATTAATTTTATACAAGAATGTCTTCAGGTATTCATAAAAAGATAAAGAAAGATAGCGGTACGAAATGGTAGAATTCCATAGGATTTTTTGCAAAATCGCAGCCAACACGGGCACTGTTTGAACGTAGTGAGTTGTGCAGGAGTGTTGGCGGATCAGCGTTTTGCAAAAAATCCGTTAATGGAATTCGTTTTTCGTACCGCTATCTTTCTTTATCTTTTTATGAATACTCAATATATTCCCATCATACAATTAAAAAATTTTACAAAAACTTATCATTCCCATGTACCTTTCCTTAATCTCCCAAGTGTATAGTTAAACTCAACAGAGAATGATTGACTATATCAAAGGAGGATCTTATTGTGAGAACAATTCGCAGAAACATAGCAAGAAATGCAAAAAAATATGCAGCAAAAGCAACTGTATCAGCCATGATGTTAGCAGGCGGAGTTATGATGGCATCTCCAATCCTTTCATCAACAGTCAGCGCAGCGACAGAACATTGGAATGATGCATCTGCTTCTAAAACAGAAAGCTGGTCCACATGGAAAGCAAACTGGGATAAATACAGCACAAACTATGAAAATGTATCCCTAACACCAGGAGCGACAGAATCACAGCTTAATTTTGCATACTACAGCAAGACAAAAGAAACACCAAAAGTTAAGATCGCAACAAAAGCAGATATGTCTGATGCAAAAGAAGTCGAAGGAAAACAGACACAGGCAGTAGCGATCGAAGGTGTTCAGTACTATTCTAACAAAGCATCTGTAAATGACCTGAAAGAAAATACAACTTACTACTATCAGGTATTCCAGAACGGAAAATATCAGGATGTACAGAAATATTCTACAAAATCATTTAAAAACTATTCTTTCTTATATGTAGGAGATCCTCAGATCGGAGCATCTTCAGGACAGACAAGTACTGAAGGAGATGCGATGAAAGATAATAACTATGCAGCAAGAAATGATAGTTATAACTGGAACAACGTATTAAATAACGCGGTAAAACAGAATCCAAATCTAAGTTTTGTTGCATCCGCAGGAGATCAGGTAAATAACAATAACAATGAAAAACAGTATGCAGGTTACCTTGGAGCAGATGCTTTAAGATCTCTTCCAGTAGCAACAACGATCGGAAACCACGATTCTGGATCAGCACAGTATGAGATGCATTACAACAATCCAAATGCATTTGATACAGGTGGATATAGAAACACAGCAAAGTATACAGAAGGAAAGACAGCAGCAGGAACAGACTATTATTACACATATGGAAATACATTGTTTATCGTATTAGACACAAACAATTACAACTGTGCAACTCACGAAAATGTTATGCGTAAAGCGATCAAAGAAAATCCAAATGTAAAATGGAAAGTTGTAATGTTCCACCAGGACATTTATGGATCAGGATATGATCATTCAGATTCTGACGGAATGGTTTTAAGAACACAGTTAACACCATTAATGGATAAATATGATATTGATGTTGTACTTCAGGGACATGACCATACATACTCCAGAACATATCAGTTACAGAGTGATGGACAGGCACATGATAAATTCACAAAAACAGAAAATACAGCAAATTACGCAAAAGAAAACAACTGCTACGAAATCGTTGATACAACAAAAGGTGGAACGGTTGTAAATCCAAAAGGAACTGTATATTTAGAAGCAAACTCAGCAACAGGATCTAAATTCTACAATCTGATCACGGCAAAACAGGATTTCATTTCTGAGAGAAGCCAGACATGGACACCAAGTTATTCTGTAGTCAATGTAACAGATGACTCTTTTGAAGTTACAACATACGATGCGGACACAGGAAAAGTATTAGACGGATCATCTTCATATAAGATCGTGAAGAAAGCAGAAGA
The sequence above is drawn from the Anaerostipes hadrus ATCC 29173 = JCM 17467 genome and encodes:
- a CDS encoding type IV pilus twitching motility protein PilT, with the protein product MNIEEFLTLAAKEEASDLFIVAGLPLTMKVNGVMRRINEEKMMPQDTEKMIREIYEKALDRDIDQLLKTGDDDFSFAIPGLSRFRVSAYKQRGSLAAVIRVIAFRLPDYKQLRIPEQVMKLSELNKGLVLVTGPAGSGKSTTLACMIEEINETKEDHIITLEDPLEFLHQHKKSIVSQREVNMDTVNYVTSLRAALRQSPDVILLGEMRDYETIQVVMTAAETGHLVFSTLHTIGAANTIERIIDVFPPNQQRQIMIQLASVLQAVISQQLIPTMDGTLIPVFEIMEVTPAIRNMIRENKVHQIDGLIYSSTGSGMISMDQSLINLYKEGQISKETAILYASNPEMIIKRIR
- a CDS encoding YSIRK-type signal peptide-containing protein (The YSIRK form of extended signal peptide directs nascent proteins to the cross-wall site, while signal peptides lacking YSIRK direct proteins instead to the cell pole. A large fraction of YSIRK proteins are surface proteins anchored by sortase-mediated processing of a C-terminal LPXTG motif.) yields the protein MKKKVMVGLVSVVVAVALVFGGVTFYNNC
- a CDS encoding anthrax toxin lethal factor-related metalloendopeptidase; the encoded protein is MASYESVDTMQHPSEATTSIDGIQVPLGKKPKVTTKKTTKRRTTTSQNHSRRKVVNTKVVKTQKDYDKKGSKKRTIKTVVQTTIKTTTVELSQMSGVSGTTLRTLGSQADGKILNAFEDLKFKMVIDKNAEATGVFSVKSHKIALQSARSSVLLHELGHFANFLAGDKVGTSEWKSIYNAEKNKYDGYNKAYAIKSASEYFAESYKDYKEHPSALRSKRPRTYQFVKSTIDGITDSDVQNIKDTYGEYWGL
- a CDS encoding FAD binding domain-containing protein — translated: MLKIKEYVKAESLEQAYELNQKKTNCVIGGMLWLKMVTRNVQKAIDLSGLGLDQIEENDEEFSIGAMVTLRQIELHEGLNTWSQGAVKESVTHIVGVQFRNLATVGGSIFGKFGFSDVLSCFLAFDSYVELHHEGIIPLDQFAANKYPNDILVRLIIKKHPQESVYLSHRNTKTDFPVLTCAVSLGEKEAYAVVGARPSRACRVRLSDQWMEQIKDDEGRKKLADEVTGQMNFGSNMRGSAAYREQLSKVLLRRGFEQLEERREK
- a CDS encoding (2Fe-2S)-binding protein, with the translated sequence MEITFTLNGKKVTPQIDADTLLIDLVRDLGCYSVKRGCETSNCGLCTVFMDDQPILSCSILAARVDGHKIDTLEGLQEEAAEFGAFIANQGAEQCGFCNPGMIMNAIALFREIPDPSEEEIKEYLAGNLCRCSGYEGQLRGILDFLEYKKNKDGGAE
- a CDS encoding xanthine dehydrogenase family protein molybdopterin-binding subunit → MKVVNQPIMKKDAMALVTGKPVFTNDKAPKECLIVKLLRSPYANAMIKSINTQFAMKVPGIEAIYTWEDVPQERFTMAGQTYPELSPYDRQILDQHVRYVGDPVAIVAGENEKCVDQAIKMLRVEYEVLPANLDPRKAMDKDTPLVHPEDNWKALCNIGADNKKNLCATEETHEGDVDAVLADCDVVVEHTYHTKANQQAMMETFRTYCFIDEYGRLNVVSSTQIVFHVRRILSNALCIPKSKIRVSKPRIGGGFGAKQSSISEVYPAFVTWMTKKPSKIIFSREESQIASSPRHEMQVTVRVGANKNGKIRAIDVYTLSNTGAYGEHGPTTVGLSGHKSIPLYRDLEAHRFAYDVVYTNRMSAGAYRGYGATQGVFALESAVSELAAKIGMDPTKIREMNMVREGDVMPAYYGETANSCALDRCLARAKEMIKWDEKYPCKDMGNGKVRSVGLSMAMQGSGISGVDVGSATIKLNDDGLYTLSIAAADMGTGCDTILAQMAAECLECSIDDIMVSGADTDTSPYDSGSYASSSTYVTGKAVERACEKLKGHIFNKAAEMMEVADTDTLEFDGKKVRDAESGKEVSLVDIATASMCNNNETFQVTETNSSPVSPPPFMVGMVEIELDKETGHIEILDYVAVVDCGTPVNPNLARVQVEGGLGQGIGMALYEGVDYTPNGYVKQNSFMQYKVPARVDVGKLRVEFESSYEPTGPFGAKSIGEIVINTPSPALAHAVFNATGLWIRELPITSEKIVMGLLEKE
- a CDS encoding nucleotidyltransferase family protein, which codes for MDKIKAAVIYLASGNSKRFGQENKLLQMIGTKPMYRYGLDRLIDLCKDHEGFEIIVVTQYQEIMKQTQYDPITTVFCPESKYGISWSIKAGIKAAKDAEFYTFFVADQPNMKRETIERFLSFMADESCELGCVRTEENLGNPVWFSKKYKRELLSLTKDQGGKKILKKHIENARFFKVLEETELCDIDYPKEMQAMLAKRGKSS
- a CDS encoding xanthine phosphoribosyltransferase; this encodes MELLKERIRKDGVVKEGNVLKVDRFLNHQMDVKLFREIGKEFKKRFEGEDINKILTIEASGIGIACVVAEIFDVPVVFAKKTQTKNIAGDVYTTKVESFTHGRVYDIIVSKEFLGEGDHVLLIDDFLANGKALEGLAKLVKDSGAELVGAGVVIEKGFQPGGDFLRKQTHLESLAIVDAMDEKTGEITFRE
- a CDS encoding metallophosphoesterase, which gives rise to MRTIRRNIARNAKKYAAKATVSAMMLAGGVMMASPILSSTVSAATEHWNDASASKTESWSTWKANWDKYSTNYENVSLTPGATESQLNFAYYSKTKETPKVKIATKADMSDAKEVEGKQTQAVAIEGVQYYSNKASVNDLKENTTYYYQVFQNGKYQDVQKYSTKSFKNYSFLYVGDPQIGASSGQTSTEGDAMKDNNYAARNDSYNWNNVLNNAVKQNPNLSFVASAGDQVNNNNNEKQYAGYLGADALRSLPVATTIGNHDSGSAQYEMHYNNPNAFDTGGYRNTAKYTEGKTAAGTDYYYTYGNTLFIVLDTNNYNCATHENVMRKAIKENPNVKWKVVMFHQDIYGSGYDHSDSDGMVLRTQLTPLMDKYDIDVVLQGHDHTYSRTYQLQSDGQAHDKFTKTENTANYAKENNCYEIVDTTKGGTVVNPKGTVYLEANSATGSKFYNLITAKQDFISERSQTWTPSYSVVNVTDDSFEVTTYDADTGKVLDGSSSYKIVKKAEDTKKDDANSNTTKKDDTTAVQAKNQTITATASYKKSETSKAFKLNAKTNGNGKLTYTTSNKAVATVDAAGKVTVKGPGVAKITVKAAATTDYKATSKTVTVTVAPKKQGISLVNKIKKQLTIKWKKNTKASGYQVVYSTNKKFTGKKTVRKAKTTTSYKIKGLKKGKKYYVKVRSYKTVNGKRIYGAYSTAKKATIK